The Nymphaea colorata isolate Beijing-Zhang1983 chromosome 11, ASM883128v2, whole genome shotgun sequence genome includes the window TTTAAACAAAGATCGACAATTGACTTGACAATCCCCCACATATTAGAAGTGTTCAAATTGATCTGCATGGCAAATTCCCTCGGCTTGTACCCCTGCACACTGAGGATGACATGATTGAAATGGTCACGAGGGTGTGCCCTCGAGACATAGCCGAGCTTCATTATATCAGCACCTGAAAGTAGTGCTTGTGCTGTCCACCGTGCAAGTTTGTTGGCGTTGTTTTTGAGCTCAGTTGCAAGAACGGCTCCCCTTTGTGTCTCCAGCTTCTGCCTCCAATCAACACCAGAGTACTTCGGATCAAACTCATTCAGTGCATTGATTGTGAGCAGAGACCTACCACCCTTGGTGTCCACCATGGCACCATGAACCTCGCAACGGGCAACAAGTGAAATGTTCTCGTCAAGCTTCCACCGACGGTATCTATATGCGACAGATGCTGGCTCCTCACTCTCGCTGGCGAAAGGATTTGGCTCCTCAAAAGCAATCCGATTACCATCACGCACAAGAACCTGCTGGGAGAAGTTCTGGTTCACGTATGCAGCCTCAACACTGAGTGAGTATGCAGAGTTAATGTCCTCTTTGGCTTCTGGCAGGGGTTCCTGTAAGCATAGTCATGAACAGTATAATAACAGCAGCATTTTGCCATGAGAAagcaaagacaaaaagaaaatatgcgAGATAATTTGTTTTCCCGACTGATCCAAGAAAGAGTTGGGACAGAAAAAATGTAAGTCGTCAACTTTTCTAGAAGATGTTGGAGTGTGCCCGCTATCCAAAACAATAGAACTGCACCATCAAGGCCCACAAAACCAGGACAATTTCGGATATTTAAATGAAGAAGAATAATGCAGATTGCATAATTCCAAACTTTTGGAACAATTTGATCCATCCAGAAACCCCTTGAAACCCACTAATTTGATACATTCAACCTGTTCTGGTACCATCCATTGATGGAAGCCAAAGGAGATCAAAAACTTGTCACTAAAATAAACGCGCAATCTTTCATACAAACTGATAAATACAATTTAAAACGTAGTGGCAGATAGTTGTTTATACCTGAGATGTCTCGTTGACGGAGAGGAGATCAAGCTGCGATCCATCTCGCTTGTCGAAAAACAGCTTGTTGCCGACCCTCTGCACGACGATATCCCACGAATAGACAGAGCGAGGAGAGCACATAAGGGCCGCAAGGATGGTATCGGTAGCGAAGACGGTGGCCTTGTCCTCGTTCGCGAGGCGCCGGATCACGGGATCGTCAGTGGTGGTCACCTTGAAGAAGGTCCGGTTCTTGAACCTCTCAAGCTTCCGATCGCTCTTGGGGTTCACCCGATCGTAGGAGCGGTCATAGAATTCCACGGCGCCACAGGCAACGATGTCCTCCGGCTCCCCAACGGCGTAGCTCAGCTTTGAGAAAGTAGAGAAAGGAATCTGATCCAGCATGGCCCACTCTGGCTGGATGTCGACGGAGGAGCGGAAGGCAGCCGCCTCCCGACGCTGTCCGGCTCCCGCGCGATTCTGATTGTAGAGGCGGTCGCGGCGCTGCCGCTCCTTCTCTGCCTCGCGCCGCCGCGCCTCCACCTCCTCGTCCTTGCGCTGGGGAAGCTGCCGCTGCTGCTGGAACCGCCATCGCGGGCCGAAGCGTGGGTGACGCGGGGCGGGCCGACCGTCGACGAGACGGAAGGAGGAATCATCGTCTGCGGCGCCTAAAGAATCGTCACCAAAGGCGAGGTCGAAGACCGAAGCATCGGCGCCACCACGGCCGGATGGCCTCGAGGGGAAGGGGTTACGGGTCCAGTCGGCTATGCGGCCGAGCTTGTCTGCCTTTGAGAAAGGAGCATAGGGTGCGTGGCGGAGGTGGTGGCTCTCCAGCGCCTCCGGCGGACCCCAGCCGTCTGGATTGTAGGGCACGTCGAATGAAACCATCGTTTCCGAGAACagacgagagagggagagagaccaAAGAAAAGAACGGAGAGTAGGGTTTCTGGTCTGCCTGTGCCCTGCAGAGACGGGAGAGAGGCGAGGATGGAGGGTAGGGCTTCTGGCCGGGCCGGGTCTACCCGAAACATACCAGAAGTTTAGACCCTTGTATGGATTAGATCTAAAAATGGtatccattcaaaaaacaagtCGGTTTTTGGGTAGTAAAAAATCCGGGCTTCTACTATATTGTGGATATCTaagtttaaatattttaaatttgaacttAGATATTTAATTTGGAAGCCATGAGttaaaaatcttaatttaaATATTCAGTTTCGTTCATTTGAGTTCATAAAAACTTCTATGCATTTTGAAAGTACAACATGCTAAAATGTTGGGTTATTAACAAAATTATTAACCAAATTAATATAAATTTATGATTGATGGGGTGGCATTAGGGTACATTATTGCCATCACTGACGCCAATAAAGGTACATTCTTGCCATCACTGACGCCAAAGGCAGCGCAAACTATAAACCATTACCATGTGGAAAACTATCAAATTTTAATGTAATTTCTTCAACAAATAATATTGTTCAACTTGGGGTATAGTTTTAATTTAACCCAAATCTTATAGAATTTCAGAATCTTGTTATTAATAAATGTCCATAATACATGATATGAATATGATCCAACAAAATAgcatttgtcaaaaaaaaaatagcttaTCTAGAAATGAATAAATAATGTTATGCCAACCAGCATCATGAGAATAAAAGAACTATTATGTTTTGactaattttaaataaaataatattaagaaaataaacttaatttaacaaaaacaaaattttgacatcATAATTTCACCCTcaaatcttttcacatacattttttttataactaagacgcaaaatttatatttcaaataGGCTTTTTGTTATCcaaatgaatgttttatttCGTTAACCAAACAACCATACTCTAATAAgtgataaaattttaaagtacaTGAAAAACAGTTCATTCAATCAATTaaccaaaacttaaaaaatatggTCTATAGAAATGGGTTAGACAATAAAAAGGTTTAAAAACCAAAAGTACAAacttaatatgaaataatattaaaaaacaagatTAATAGGCTCCATAATCACCATAAATactttttgacactcaaaatctttataattatttttcgTTTAGTTAcagtttaaaatatttaaaaaatcaaacaaatactTCAGTactcaattaacaaaaaaaattgttaactatttgtttaattaatCAAATAAGCTCATTGgtccatttatttcaatttaagaaaactcatttgttttcttctttgctttttctcaCTCTCATCCAAGCAGGTTGGCTTTTGTATTTGCAACTTAATATTTACAATCTGATCTCTTTATGATTGATGGCTTGATGATTCTCATCAAAGTATGGTAGATAAAGTTTTGGTAGctacttttttttctatgaatATATTTATGCAATTAAGAATTatctatgtgatttttattatatttatctaTTGAAGGTGCACCCTTTAGTAGTTATATTGTTGATGTTGATAAAGATGGTAACATATTTAGCTTTGTTTATTTAGTCCAGATTTCTTCTCATAAAAAAAGTACATTAGATGGTTTTCtttaaaaatctttataaagTCCAACACACAAAATCCTATTTGTAATTGTGTTTAGATaaatttatttatccaaaaaatgATTCAATTGATATTTTGATGCGGTGAAAATCAACGCACATGAAAAATATTGTACCAAGTGTTGCAATATAAGAGTCAACATTCAATTGTAAATTTAATACTGTATttcaaattggatttgattGTGATTTAGTGGTCAAATGAGGATATGATAtgaacttttcttcattcatatttaaataccaatatcattttttgaatgCCTAATCTTAACAGAATGTCTTCTTTCCATAGTTctaaattgaaaaattattttgtaaGAACATTTTGTTATTAGAACATATACACTTAAAATACATGTTACAAGAATACTATGCACTTTCCATAAATCATTATGTGATTATGTTCAATGTTTTATAGTTGTAATACATTTTCTAAAACAAATACATGAAGATTTTGGGTGATATGttaaacaaaaacatgttttaaaaacataatgttatatttaataaatgtCCTATTACCAGAAACAACAATGGTGTTTCTTGAATTACTTTGTTTTGTTCTCTAGTGTCACCTCTTATCACAAAACTTCGGTAAGTGCCATAGTCCAGTTCCATTTAACTACAATTGGTGTCAAAAGCTTCACTTATAGTGTTTAACACATATTTTGCCATACCATAATGCAAAATTCACATTCAATAACACATATTTTGCCATGCCATAGTCTCAAATATTGAAATTGTATACATAAGAATGCAACACAACTAAATGTTTGTCTCAAAATCATGAAGTTGAAGAAACTGGCAAATTCAATGTGGGTCAATGATTGGGGTTCATTACTGTTTGCATGATTTGATACTTTACCTAACTGGCTAACTCCAACTTGCTTATCATGTTTGAAACCTGTTATGCAACTACTCATGTACTGTTATGCAACTATTCAAGTGTTGATATAATTGCTAAAAGTAGACAAATGTGCAAAAGATCTGTAAGCATAACAGAGAGATGGAAAAAGTAAGTACtattttaatcataaaaaaaaataaggaacCTTCATATCATTTGAAATATGTCATCTAAACTTTTGCGTAAGTAAGAAATGACTAGTGTTCTTAAAGGAGTTTTATGATTTCTTATAATAACTAGTTCAATTCTAGTTCTCAATGTATCTTACTAATCATATTCAAGATATTTATACTCTTACCTGAAGGTAAACTCGTGGAGATATAATAATTGTATCTTGCCTAGAACCAAAGAAGGCCACTTTTACTTAAAAGCATCATTTAACACGAAccgaaggaaaaaaaaaaatcgaagttAGATTTCTCCTAAAACTTTTGATTAAAATTGATCTTCTACGATGACCCACAATAATTGAAGCTTCTTTGTAATCTAAGAAGGCCTTTcataaatcaaaatataaaactAGTCTAAAGAATTGAAAGTTTTATCTTCAATTCATTAAGCAAAAACGACCTTAGGTGGAAGGAGACACAAATTGAAAACAATAATATAATTTGTCTATCCTTGGGCAGCAGCTCTGCAGCGTTCCACGAGTCTTTGTTTCACACTATCTCTGTTatcacaaccaaagaaaaactgaaaagaacAATTTCAAACGAAGAGAAACCAAAATACATTGCGTCGGGGATATTTAGTAGCTCACCTGTAACTTGAATGATGCCGCTCGCCTACTTCATCTTAAGATTTGGCCACTCTTGAGCACCGTACTTTGCACGTGGCATCATCTCATCCATCAAAAACCAAATCCTtgatttcaaaaagaaaaaaccaagttctccttttccttatttttccttctttttttatggCTCTGAATGGGTTCCCCTCTCGGTAGACTCGTAGAGGGCGTAAGCAAAGAGCCGAATGATAAATGGCAGCCATGGTGATACTTCTGTGGAGTGCAGACGCTCATTGATCCCAAACGTTCGACGCCCCACAAGGTATCCCTCGTGTCGCAGCCGTGATCTTTGAATGGGCAATGCATCTTCTGTTAGTTGCACCAGCTGAGTTGAATGGATTCTGTTCGGCTTGTTCGTTCATTGAGTAAGAGgtttaaaaaatgttgttttcagCAGGTTCTTTCTGAGCTATCTGTTGGATGGAGATTTCTCTTTTTTGAGATGTCGATTCTCGTGAACGGCTGCTCTTGAACTCTTTCTTGAGCAGATTTGGTGGTGAAGTATAGCTTTGGGTGGAGCTGAATTAGAGAGAAAGATGTCTTTGACGTACCCTTCTGCTGATTTGAGCTGGGGAGGGTTGGTTTTTACTTCCCGTGGATGCTCTTCCGACAGATGTAGGATACTGACTATTGGCCTTCCGTATCGGAAGCTTTCCCCACATGGGGAACGTTGTTGTCGGCAGAGAAGGAGTTTCCGTTGTGAGGTGTCTTCAGTTCAGAGGCCAGATGTTATGATAAACGGTATGATTGTGCGGGTCCTCTGAACTTCAGAcgttctccttctttttcttcttcctcttttcttgattctcattctgaCCCTCGCGTTCAAATATGCAGTTAATATTGAAGATGCCGTGTCATCACTTGATGCTAGTGTTGACTCTGACAAGGCTGTTTCAGTCTCTTCTTTACTAGCAGCTGTTGCTGATGACCTTCGTATCTTAAATGAGAATCTCCAGGCTGTAAGTGAGCAAACACATGGCTATCCCCTTCTTGAGAGTTCTAGAGGGTGTGAAGTTGTTAACCAGTCTTAATGCAAATTCGATTTATTTTGTGCTCATTAATttgctgatttttctttttcactggAGATTTTAACATTAGGAGGACAGGTTGCCTcccccttcatttttttgtaatgGTATAGTTAGTCTCTTGTTTTCTACCTTCACATGTTCATCTCTTCAGCTAATGGAACTTTCTCTTGTGATTGGTTTGTGCGTCTGTCTTGGACCTCTTGGTTTATGTCATCCCTCTCCTTTATTATTCTCATTGTAGGAAAAACCTTACATTTTGTCTGAAAGAAGTCAAGGACTTCACTGACTGTGATAAGACTGTCGTCTGAGTTTGCTTCTTTCTCATTATTAGATCACCTGCTCAAGAGAACTGAATAACACCAATAAATGAAAGATATATGATCATGCTCATGTAGTTTAGTTGCTCAGAAGATGTTCCATCTGATTGAACTACAGTATAGATTTATGGTTTCTGGCGACCTGGTGGCCGGCTATGGATCGATATGCATTCTAATTTGCAATAAGTCCACATAGCCTGTTCAAATTACTTTAGAAAAATTGGCAACTGATTTGGATAAGGTGTCCATATTTGCGTGAAGTTCTGGGAAGCTTGAGAAGGACCAATTTTTTGGGAGCTAATATGGTAAATGTCTCAGAGAAGATAAAGTGGGTTTCCTATAACTTCCTTCTGATACATAGATGGTCTACTGTCCCATATTGGTCCATTGAAATCCTCTGTAGGATGTAATTGGTCTTATACCATTGTTGTTTAAAGCCTTTCATCAGAAAATTGACTGAAGCAGAGAAAGATTTATAGTCTAAAAATACGGTAGGAgtcttcttttataaatttagatATTCTTCCCTGCATGGGATCAAAGTCTTTTTGACAAGGTCATGTTACAGCTTGCTACTATGGCCAGGTCTGTTATATTTTCTGGTGCAGACTATTTGGTTGTTGATCCATCCAGTGCAAATGTGTCTTTGTGATGGTACAATTTTTGTCCTTGGCTATAAAAGTAACATAGCATGTTCCATCAATGATGTTGATATATGTGAGCATAATCTGTTAATGGCTATGTTTGATGGTCACAGGGTTGTGTTGCTTCACATGCTTTGTATGCTACTTCACTAATCAAAGATTTGCCTAGCTGGATGCTAAACAAATTTCTTTCGTATATTTATGTTGCTTCACGTGCTCTATATATTAATTCATTGATCGTAAGCTTTGTCTCCCAGCTATGGTGAACAAATTTCTGTTAGGGAATTACGTTGATAGCTTGAAGATGCTGTCAGATTTCCTAGTGTCTTCCCGCTTATGCTTGAGTTGGAAATACATTTTTGGTACTGGACAGACCTTATTTGAGCAAATGATGGTCAAGACTTCTACTTGTAGCTTAAACCAGAGTTTGCCCTATTTGGTTTAACATCCCCTTCTTCAGCAGCCTAAAGCAGCCATTGGCTTGTCTGTCAAATAGCTAATTTGGCTTTATAAGTTCCCATTGTTACTATTTTTTGTGATGCTAATCTCACTTTTCAACACAaggttataacttataagctTGAAATGGGTTATAAAGTTCATGCCAG containing:
- the LOC116264859 gene encoding eukaryotic translation initiation factor 3 subunit D-like — translated: MVSFDVPYNPDGWGPPEALESHHLRHAPYAPFSKADKLGRIADWTRNPFPSRPSGRGGADASVFDLAFGDDSLGAADDDSSFRLVDGRPAPRHPRFGPRWRFQQQRQLPQRKDEEVEARRREAEKERQRRDRLYNQNRAGAGQRREAAAFRSSVDIQPEWAMLDQIPFSTFSKLSYAVGEPEDIVACGAVEFYDRSYDRVNPKSDRKLERFKNRTFFKVTTTDDPVIRRLANEDKATVFATDTILAALMCSPRSVYSWDIVVQRVGNKLFFDKRDGSQLDLLSVNETSQEPLPEAKEDINSAYSLSVEAAYVNQNFSQQVLVRDGNRIAFEEPNPFASESEEPASVAYRYRRWKLDENISLVARCEVHGAMVDTKGGRSLLTINALNEFDPKYSGVDWRQKLETQRGAVLATELKNNANKLARWTAQALLSGADIMKLGYVSRAHPRDHFNHVILSVQGYKPREFAMQINLNTSNMWGIVKSIVDLCLKLNEGKYVLVKDPSKPQVRLYEVPADAFENDYVEEPLPEEEQVQPPTEEESNAASAAVAASRDAEEKDADV